From a region of the Rhipicephalus microplus isolate Deutch F79 chromosome X, USDA_Rmic, whole genome shotgun sequence genome:
- the LOC142775031 gene encoding uncharacterized protein LOC142775031 yields the protein MGIVGPLERAPPDCRFVLTLVDYFPKWPEVQFSREISRRTGTEFLSNVFARKGHLEAIVCDNGPQFTSKEFVNFLQERAIRLSHSSVYYPQANGQIERFNRTFKTYLQLARLEQRPLRTAVRDYLAAYRCTPHATTGVAPAVHLLGRLPKTKLDIFGLSPESFAKAPYQELARLRQRV from the coding sequence ATGGGTATCGTTGGTCCCCTAGAGAGGGCGCCTCCAGATTGCAGATTTGTGCTGACACTCGTAGATTACTTCCCAAAATGGCCGGAAGTACAGTTTTCAAGGGAAATTTCAAGAAGAACCGGGACCGAGTTCCTGTCCAACGTATTTGCACGGAAAGGCCATCTTGAAGCGATTGTCTGTGATAATGGGCCCCAATTCACATCAAAAGAATTTGTCAACTTCCTACAAGAACGAGCGATCCGCCTGTCGCACTCATCTGTTTATTACCCGCAGGCAAACGGACAGAtcgagcggttcaaccgcacgttcAAGACTTACCTACAACTGGCCCGTCTAGAACAGCGTCCGCTGCGAACTGCTGTACGGGATTACCTCGCCGCATACAGGTGTACACCACACGCCACAACAGGAGTGGCTCCTGCGGTACATTTACTTGGAAGGCTGCCAAAAACGAAGCTTGACATCTTCGGCTTATCGCCCGAGTCCTTCGCAAAGGCACCCTACCAGGAGCTGGCCAGGCTGCGGCAACGTGTCTAG